The following are encoded in a window of Anoplopoma fimbria isolate UVic2021 breed Golden Eagle Sablefish chromosome 3, Afim_UVic_2022, whole genome shotgun sequence genomic DNA:
- the LOC129089184 gene encoding growth/differentiation factor 15 — translation MLRSRTLHQPISCVLLLLVSISSSAESRPHVAHEATPDVDRTHSQRVLLLEAVKTGILGSLGIDREPSPTRKASEEELRRMYQLYREKVSEMRGNSSQLMKETWQSTMSTVLFPATVESIKVVRRGEHPHPHPGQRMQWYRAVFHKKTNIQTELTLARAELRISRQILDKPSSVQLGARREIKVKVSRMTQMNSAAWTHIKTRANVSSTGDLMLDISREVERWFRTDVGEALVVVVGIAIDVKDAPMANPTISLELGLTQPKPARKTRLPRSNKEDICSEQGWCCRKSVTVSFKDIGWTDWVVAPAEYTMHFCDGTCPHNYKPASMHTQVKSRLHQITKGGSPNPCCVPAAYEPMVLMHYDSGGKLKLTPFDDLIVSKCHCA, via the exons ATGCTCAGATCACGCACACTCCACCAACCCATCTCCTGCGTGCTGCTGCTCCTCGTCTCCATCTCAAGCTCAGCGGAGAGCCGGCCTCACGTGGCCCACGAAGCCACACCTGATGTGGACAGAACACACAGCCAGAGGGTGCTGCTTCTGGAGGCGGTGAAGACCGGGATCCTCGGCTCGCTGGGCATCGACAGGGAGCCAAGTCCGACCCGGAAAGCCTCGGAGGAAGAACTGAGGAGGATGTATCAGCTCTACAGGGAAAAAGTGAGCGAGATGAGAGGAAATTCCAGCCAGCTGATGAAGGAAACCTGGCAATCCACTATGTCTACTGTGCTCTTTCCAGCTACAG tgGAGTCAATAAAGGTGGTTCGGAGGGGAGAACACCCACATCCACATCCAGGTCAACGCATGCAGTGGTACAGAGctgttttccacaaaaaaaCCAATATCCAGACTGAACTGACACTAGCTCGAGCTGAGCTGAGGATTTCCAGGCAGATTTTAGATAAACCATCTTCAGTTCAGCTCGGGGCAAGACGAGAGATTAAAGTTAAAGTCAGCAGAATGACACAGATGAATTCTGCTGCATGGACACACATAAAGACTCGTGCCAATGTGTCAAGCACTGGAGATTTGATGCTGGACATCAGCCGTGAGGTGGAGAGGTGGTTCAGGACTGATGTTGGAGAGGCACTAGTTGTGGTTGTGGGGATCGCCATCGATGTAAAAGATGCCCCCATGGCAAACCCAACCATTTCTCTGGAGTTAGGCCTCACACAGCCCAAACCGGCCCGGAAGACGAGGCTGCCTCGCTCTAACAAGGAAGACATCTGCAGTGAACAAGGATGGTGCTGCCGGAAGTCTGTCACTGTGTCCTTCAAAGACATCGGCTGGACTGATTGGGTGGTGGCCCCGGCTGAGTACACAATGCATTTCTGCGACGGCACCTGCCCCCATAACTACAAGCCTGCAAGCATGCATACGCAGGTGAAGTCTCGGCTGCATCAGATTACCAAAGGAGGGTCACCCAACCCCTGCTGCGTGCCGGCGGCCTACGAGCCAATGGTCCTAATGCACTATGACAGTGGGGGAAAGTTGAAGCTGACTCCTTTCGATGACTTGATTGTCAGTAAATGTCACTGTGCCTGA